ATCATCAGATGGAAATAAACTCCCCGGCATAGGTGCATTAGACATATACACTGTGGCAGGAAACAAAAGAATGATTGACAACATAATAATAGAGTCAACCATTGATGGCAAAACATTCAAAATGGTTGGTTTTGAAAATCACTCTGGAAAAACATTTCTACAAAATGTAAAACCATTAGGAAGAGTCATATATGGAAATGGAAATAATGGTGAAGACGGCATGGAAGGTGCTGTATATAAGAATACCTTCGGGACATATCTTCATGGACCTGTATTACCTAAAAACCCTGAATTTACAGATATGTTGATAAAAAAAGCACTGGACAGAAAATACGGAAAAAATCAACTAGAACCTTTAGATGACTCTTTTGAACATCTAACGCAAAATGCCATAATAAAAAGATTTGCAAAAAAATAGAGGATAACCTCTATTTTTTATTCTTCATATTTTAAAGCTCTTTTTATTATTGTATATGATGAAATTGGCGATAAGTATATTATGCTTTTGTTGTCTCTCTCAGTAACCACAAAAGACTTTAAATTATCCTTTGATATCTTCACAATAAACCCTTCTTCTTCAGCTATTCTCAAAAATTCACAAGTATCTTTCGACATCTGTTTGACATCAATATTAAAAACCGCTATTATTTCGTTGTCAGGTACAACAACATTACCACCTAAATGAACGTACATAATTTCCTCCTTAATCAGGCATTATTACTCCATCTGAAATTAAAAAGTATTTGTCACCTTTTATATCATCTTTTTCTGTATGTGTTATAAATGTCTGGCAACCACTAATTTTATTTAAAATATATCTTCTTCTATTTAAATCCAGTTCTGACATTACATCAT
The nucleotide sequence above comes from Thermoanaerobacterium sp. CMT5567-10. Encoded proteins:
- a CDS encoding type 1 glutamine amidotransferase; this translates as MKLIIGHMYPDLLNLYGDRGNIITLKKRCEWRGIDAEIKSITIDTNTNFTDIDILFLGGGSDREQKIVSDDLTLKRAKNLKSAIEDGLTLLSICGGYQLLGKYYLSSDGNKLPGIGALDIYTVAGNKRMIDNIIIESTIDGKTFKMVGFENHSGKTFLQNVKPLGRVIYGNGNNGEDGMEGAVYKNTFGTYLHGPVLPKNPEFTDMLIKKALDRKYGKNQLEPLDDSFEHLTQNAIIKRFAKK
- the remB gene encoding extracellular matrix regulator RemB; its protein translation is MYVHLGGNVVVPDNEIIAVFNIDVKQMSKDTCEFLRIAEEEGFIVKISKDNLKSFVVTERDNKSIIYLSPISSYTIIKRALKYEE